A single genomic interval of Primulina huaijiensis isolate GDHJ02 chromosome 7, ASM1229523v2, whole genome shotgun sequence harbors:
- the LOC140980533 gene encoding farnesyl pyrophosphate synthase 1-like, with the protein MANLNGKKSDLRTAFLGVYSVLKYELLNDPAFEWTDDSRQWVERMLDYNVPGGKLNRGLSVIDSYKLLKEGKELTEEEVFLASALGWCIEWLQAYFLVLDDIMDSSHTRRGQPCWFRVPKVGLIAANDGIILRNQIPRILKKHFREKPYYVDLLDLFNEVEFQTASGQMIDLITTIEGEKDLSKYSLSLHRRIVQYKTAYYSFYLPVACALLMAGENLDNHVDVKNVLIDMGIYFQVQDDYLDCFGNPETIGKIGTDIEDFKCSWLVVKALEVCNDEQKKILFENYGNPNPSNVMKIKALYNDINLQGVFSEYESKSYEKITSSIESHPSKAVQAVLKSFLDKIYKRQK; encoded by the exons ATGGCGAATCTGAACGGAAAGAAGTCGGATCTGAGGACGGCGTTTCTGGGAGTGTACTCCGTGCTCAAATATGAGCTTTTGAATGACCCTGCTTTTGAATGGACTGATGATTCTCGCCAATGGGTGGAGCGG ATGCTGGACTACAATGTGCCTGGAG GGAAGTTAAATAGAGGTTTATCTGTTATTGATAGCTATAAGTTACTAAAAGAAGGCAAAGAACTGACAGAAGAAGAAGTTTTTCTTGCTAGCGCTCTGGGATGGTGCATTGAGTGG CTTCAAGCGTATTTTCTTGTCCTTGATGACATAATGGATAGTTCTCACACACGGCGTGGTCAACCATGTTGGTTTCGAGTCCCCAAG GTTGGTCTGATTGCTGCTAATGATGGAATCATACTTCGGAACCAAATCCCTAGAATTCTCAAAAAGCATTTCAGGGAAAAGCCGTACTACGTGGATCTGCTGGATTTGTTTAATGAG GTGGAGTTCCAAACTGCCTCAGGACAAATGATAGATTTGATCACAACTATTGAAGGGGAAAAGGATTTATCTAAATACTCATTGTCACT TCATCGTCGCATTGTTCAGTACAAGACAGCTTACTACTCATTTTACCTCCCA GTTGCATGTGCATTGCTCATGGCTGGTGAGAACCTAGACAACCATGTAGACGTGAAGAATGTGCTTATTGATATGGGGATTTATTTCCAAGTACAG GATGATTATTTGGATTGTTTTGGTAATCCTGAGACGATTGGGAAG ATTGGAACGGATATTGAAGATTTCAAGTGTTCTTGGCTAGTAGTCAAAGCCCTGGAGGTTTGCAACGATGAGCAAAAGAAAATCCTATTC GAAAACTATGGCAATCCCAATCCTAGCAATGTGATGAAAATCAAAGCCCTGTACAACGACATTAATCTCCAAGGGGTATTCTCAGAATATGAAAGCAAGAGCTATGAGAAAATAACAAGCTCCATCGAATCTCATCCGAGTAAAGCTGTGCAGGCTGTCCTGAAATCGTTCTTGGACAAGATTTACAAGAGACAGAAGTAG
- the LOC140980531 gene encoding LOW QUALITY PROTEIN: protein phosphatase 1 regulatory inhibitor subunit PPP1R8 homolog (The sequence of the model RefSeq protein was modified relative to this genomic sequence to represent the inferred CDS: inserted 2 bases in 1 codon): MHGRVGLDRFKKAESLEPFSVTPTSTTKAATQPSAASTIHPQVSYTQNQYLSQHKTLQNATASDVLPTAVPTQPLIQIGGGQSTLQPPXPGVYYLDVMKDREVLDVIKLDKRRYIFGRQFHACDFVLDHQSVSRQQAAVIPHKDGSVYVIDLGSAHVTFVANERLTKDSPVELEVGQSLRFAASTRTYILRKNNAALFPPPPQPTEIALPAPPDASDEDAALAYNTYINRYLNGMRKLDIISKSPGAISSSGTEDGNQIMERPRKRIRRTRVTFKDQVGAELVEIVGYSDGADVETEPGPVGVKEGSLVGKYEYLVQTTVIPKGKEQQTYKKGVTEKLQLVLNKVKAAPAKNSGIYEDLYGESFGFKVGSSWAHTSLGSGGREVSPSKSESDLGNNDNDNGDEICLDRRNVMIPLEGQKLLIHTPYDLLS; the protein is encoded by the exons ATGCATGGAAGAGTGGGTCTTGATCGTTTCAAGAAAGCGGAGTCTTTGGAACCTTTCTCAGTCACTCCAACTTCAACCACAAAAGCAGCTACTCAGCCATCTGCAGCTTCAACAATTCACCCACAAGTTTCATACACACAAAACCAATACTTAAGCCAACATAAAACACTGCAAAATGCTACAGCTTCAGATGTTCTGCCAACTGCTGTGCCCACTCAACCACTGATCCAGATTGGAGGGGGTCAGTCAACCTTGCAACCCCC GCCTGGTGTTTATTATCTTGATGTCATGAAGGATCGGGAAGTTTTGGATGTGATTAAATTGGACAAACGGAGGTATATATTTGGTAGGCAATTTCATGCTTGTGATTTTGTGCTTGACCATCAGTCTGTCTCACGCCAACAAGCAGCTGTCATCCCTCACAAAGATGGAAG TGTATACGTGATTGATTTAGGATCTGCTCATGTTACATTTGTCGCAAATGAGAGATTGACCAAAGATTCTCCCGTTGAGCTCGAGGTTGGGCAGTCCCTCCGGTTTGCTGCTTCAACTAGAACTTACATTTTGAGGAAGAATAATGCTGCTCTTTTCCCACCACCCCCACAACCCACAGAGATTGCTTTGCCTGCACCTCCAGATGCCTCTGATGAAGATGCAGCTTTGGCTTATAACACATACATCAATCGGTACCTAAATGGGATGAGAAAACTtgatataatttcaaaatctcCAGGAGCAATCAGCTCATCAGGTACAGAGGATGGAAACCAGATAATGGAGAGACCGCGTAAGAGAATCAGAAGAACAAGAGTTACATTTAAGGATCAGGTTGGGGCCGAGCTGGTCGAAATAGTTGGATATTCCGATGGAGCTGATGTGGAGACAGAACCTGGTCCTGTTGGCGTAAAAGAAGGCAGTCTTGTTGGGAAATATGAATATCTTGTACAGACAACTGTAATACCGAAAGGAAAAGAACAACAAACCTATAAAAAAGGAGTGACAGAGAAACTTCAACTAGTTTTGAACAAGGTCAAGGCTGCCCCTGCGAAGAATAGTGGAATCTATGAGGATCTTTACGGAGAATCATTTGGTTTCAAAGTTGGTTCTTCTTGGGCGCACACATCTTTGGGATCTGGTGGTAGAGAAGTTTCTCCTAGTAAATCTGAAAGTGACCTTGGCAACAATGACAATGATAATGGTGATGAGATCTGTTTGGATAGGCGGAATGTGATGATTCCACTCGAAGGACAAAAATTATTAATCCACACGCCATATGATCTCCTTTCGTAA
- the LOC140980532 gene encoding zinc finger protein CONSTANS-LIKE 10-like produces MGQFCDFCREQISMVYCRSDAAFLCLSCDRFVHSANALSRRHSRTLVCERCNFYPAVVRCIEEMISLCQNCNWSSHTTPESSTEHKRQTINCYSGCPSAAELSRIWSFFSIEFSCSNPEEGSLSLEKEVQIPSPCPSLLLDHTEEAAMDPMASDIDQFCGSGYSDPLNEKASSSRIKHLGSLHDDILHEDFNNSDIDLSLDNFGTLFGESFDEPQPFFENGGIDSLFEIGNILDTEFDAESIPVAKGSDRKSKTMLQACEFYSNLVRSCKSDPNVCFPRAAPAPAPAPSTISLSFLGFTDESSTGDLQEYGLSSIPSIGGNPFDTPCAENQFSSATRNCAVLRYKEKKKSRRFDKKIRYVSRKARADSRMRVKGRFVKTGDPYDFDPSHLTRSQ; encoded by the exons atgggtcaattttgtgatttCTGCAGGGAGCAAATATCTATGGTTTATTGTAGGTCTGATGCTGCCTTCTTGTGTTTATCCTGTGATCGTTTCGTTCATTCTGCCAATGCACTTTCTAGGCGCCATTCGAGGACCCTTGTTTGTGAACGATGCAATTTTTATCCTGCAGTAGTAAGGTGTATTGAGGAGATGATTTCACTTTGTCAAAACTGCAATTGGTCTAGCCATACTACCCCGGAATCTAGTACAGAGCACAAAAGGCAGACGATCAATTGTTATTCGGGATGTCCTTCTGCAGCCGAGCTATCAAGGATTTGGTCCTTCTTTTCCATCGAATTTTCATGTTCCAACCCCGAAGAAGGCTCGTTGAGTCTTGAAAAAGAAGTTCAAATTCCCTCTCCATGTCCATCATTGCTGTTAGATCATACAGAAGAGGCTGCTATGGATCCCATGGCTTCTGATATTGACCAATTTTGTGGAAGCGGATATTCGGATCCTCTTAATGAGAAG GCAAGTTcatcgagaataaaacatcttgGATCGTTGCATGATGATATTCTCCATGAAGACTTCAACAACTCAGATATTGACTTGAGTTTGGATAACTTTGGCACTCTTTTTGGTGAATCTTTTGATGAACCACAACCATTTTTTGAAAATGGAGGAATTGATAGCTTGTTCGAAATTGGAAACATTCTTGATACTGAATTTGATGCAGAGAGTATACCTGTTGCAAAG GGCTCAGACAGAAAGAGTAAAACAATGCTGCAGGCATGCGAGTTCTATTCTAATCTTGTCAGAAGCTGCAAATCTGACCCAAATGTTTGCTTCCCCAGAGCAGCACCAGCACCAGCACCAGCACCATCTACTATCTCACTTTCTTTTTTGGGTTTTACCGATGAGAGTAGCACTGGAGATCTCCAAGAATATGGGTTGTCATCAATCCCATCAATAGGGGGCAACCCATTTGATACGCCTTGTGCTGAAAATCAGTTCTCGTCGGCTACACGGAATTGTGCAGTCTTGAGATATAAAGAGAAGAAGAAATCGCGCAG GTTTGATAAAAAGATAAGGTATGTCTCACGCAAAGCGAGGGCAGATTCTAGGATGCGTGTGAAGGGACGTTTTGTCAAGACGGGTGATCCATATGATTTTGATCCTTCACACCTGACAAGAAGCCAATGA